The following is a genomic window from candidate division KSB1 bacterium.
TACCCCGCAAAAAACATTAGGGTTAATTCGGGCGCCAGATCACAGAAATTTGGAAAGACAAACAGGTGTGTTTCATCAACGTGAACGATCTTATGGTTGAGAAAGGACACGCCATTTATCAGGAGTATTAAAAGCTTGGAAAGTAAAACTGAAAACAAATCATTTTTTCAACGAGTTCTTAAACCAAAAATTATTCAAGAGTGGGTGGCGGTTTGGAAAGAGCACGGTTTGAAAGAATTCATTAAGCGCAAAGGGTGGAAAATCGTCGCGGCTGTATTTTTGTTCTATTTAATCCGTGATTCATTTCTGTATCTTTTCCTGCCTTATGTTGCTACACGCGGTATCCTGGGTTGTTAGAAGTCGACATAGATGCCATCATTTTAGAGTGATGGCATCTGTAGGTAAATTAAGGAGGACTAATGACAGCACAAAATCGAAAGCGAGTTGCAATTGTCGCTGGAGCAAGAACGCCGTTTGTTAAATCCGGAACAGTCTTTAAAAATTACTCTGCCCTCGATCTTGCCGTTCATTCCGTAAAAGGACTGCTCGAAACACACAAAATTCAACCTGACTCTGTTGAAGAGCTGGTTTACGGCATCGTTATTTTTGACCCCAAAATTCCAAATATCGCCCGGGAGATTGTTTTTAACACCGACCTTCCGTCTTCTGTCCGCGCTCACACGGTTTCTAACAACTGCATTACAGGCATCCACGCAATTACTGCAATTTATGATTCAATCAGTTCCGGCCGGTCAGAAATAGGAATTGCGGGCGGTGTCGAATCTATGTCCAATCCCCCTATCTTATTTGGCAAAAAGTTTTCGCGCATACTTTTAGATGCCTCACAGCAAAAGACAGTCGGCGGCAAAATTTCGCAATTTCTGAAAATCCGTCCCTGGCATTTTAAACCGGACACGCCGGCAATCGCCGAACCCTCCACCGGATTGTCGATGGGTGAGCACACGGAAATCATGGCTAAAGAGTGGAAGATTTCCCGTGAAGAACAGGATGAAATCACCTACCAAAGCCATATGAACGCCCACGCGGCCACAGAGGACGGTCGCCTAAAACCAGAGATTTTTCCTCTGGACGGAATCGACCAGGACCTGATTATTCGAGCGGACACTTCGCTTGAAAAATTAGCCAAATTAAAACCGGTATTCGACCGAAGTGCTGCCGGTACTCTCACCGCCGGCAACTCAAGTCCGTTGACTGATGGCGCTTCTGCGGTGCTTTTAATGTCGGAGGAGCGGGCTAAAAAAGAAAAGCGG
Proteins encoded in this region:
- a CDS encoding acetyl-CoA C-acyltransferase — encoded protein: MTAQNRKRVAIVAGARTPFVKSGTVFKNYSALDLAVHSVKGLLETHKIQPDSVEELVYGIVIFDPKIPNIAREIVFNTDLPSSVRAHTVSNNCITGIHAITAIYDSISSGRSEIGIAGGVESMSNPPILFGKKFSRILLDASQQKTVGGKISQFLKIRPWHFKPDTPAIAEPSTGLSMGEHTEIMAKEWKISREEQDEITYQSHMNAHAATEDGRLKPEIFPLDGIDQDLIIRADTSLEKLAKLKPVFDRSAAGTLTAGNSSPLTDGASAVLLMSEERAKKEKRESLAFIRAFEYAAIDPSDGLLMAPGIAVPRLLEKTGLKLSDMDIIEMHEAFGAQVACNMKAWEQGWKEKAIGTVDRKKLNPLGSSIAVGHPFAATGGRIVTTLANEMKRRGARYGLVSICAAGAMAAAMILERG